The genomic region AACCTTAATACACAAGTATTAACAGCCCAAGAAAAATTTTACAAAAATGGTACAAACATTAAGTAAAAGACTATAATTACTTATTTTATTGATTATTATCATTAAGAAGATATTTTTGAAAGTATTTGATTAAATGGTGGGTTTATTAATATCAGTTTTTTCACCTAAGTTAATTTACATCAATTCTTTCATGATAACATTATATGTTTCACATGTTCATGTCAATATTTCTTTTTGAAAAAGCCAAATTTTATATTGTATGGGTTTTATAGTTATATTCATGGTTTTGAAAGTTTTTATAAGCAGTAATCAAGGGGAATTTGTTGAAGAAAGGAAATTTCTTTATGATGAGCTTAAAAAAAGATTCATATTTCAGCAGAAATGTTGAGTTATTTGTTTTTGAAATAGATGGGGCTAAAACTGAAGCTGCTAATGAAGTATTCATAAATGAAGTTGAAGAAGCGGATGTTTATATTGGATTGATTGGCAAGCATTATGGAAACATCTATAAGGATGGTGTTTCAGCAACTGAATATGAATACAATACTTTCATATCTAATAAGCATGACACATATTTTTTTCGTTAAAAACTGCAAAACAAGAGATGAAGGCAGCACAAAATTCCTAAACAGAATTAGAGATCTAACTAAATATGATACTTTCACAACCAAAGAAGAACTGCTGGATGCAGTTAAAAACAGCCTGCAAGATGCAATAGATAAAAGATTAACCCGTGTTGCATATGATAGGCAGATGCTATATAACTCTTCAATTGACGATGTTGATGAAGAAGCTATAGAACTTTATCTTGATGTTGTTGAGGATAATATTCGTGGTTTATTCGGGAAAAGGGATTTGGATAAGATTCTTGAATATATTGGTGCAGGAAAAATCGATGAAAATAATGTTTTCCATTTCAACAAAGCTGGTGCATTGTGTTTTGCAAAAGACATATCAAAATTTGACCTTGAGCATGATGTAAAGATGGTTCGCTTCAACGGCACCGAAAGACTTGAAATAATCGATAAACACTTTAGTGAAAGTTCATTTTTCAAACTAATAAAAGAATTCGACAGTTTCTTTAACCGAAACACAAAACTGGGTGGGATTGTAACTGGAATGAAAAGAACACAAATTCCGGAATATCCGATAAAAGCAGTCAGGGAAGCATTCATCAATGCAATCGCCCATAGGGATTACACATTAACTGGAGACTGCATAACATTTTACATCTACGATGACCGTATTGAAATAATAAGCCCTGGAAAATTACCATATCCTGTGACTCTTGAAACTTTAGGTGTTGATAAAAACCCAAAACACAGAAACAAAAACATCTGTAAAATATTTCAAAGAACAGAATACATGGAACACAAAGGCACAGGCATAGCTCGTATGAGAGATGATATGAAAAAAAGTAATTTGCCTGAACCTGAATTTGAAGATGGATTTTACTTTAAAGTAGTTTTAAGGGGACCTAATGGTAAATTAATACTTCCACAAAATGCAACTGCTAATGATTATGAAGAATTTAATCTTAATAATAGACAATTGGATGCAATTCTTAAAATGAGAAATGATGAAGAGAGTTTTTCATATAACTCTTATGCAGAAGTTTATGGTATATCCAAATCTACTGCAAAAAGAGATTTAAATACATTGTATGATAAAAAGCTAATTCGAAAAATCACTATGAATCAGTCCAATTATTTCTTTATTTAACACGTTTTTGACAGGTGGTTCAAAAACACTACCTATCATAAATAAATAAAAACATGATTAAAATAAATGATTATAATCAAATAAAGTATTGAAATTATTGAAGGTTAAATTATTTTAAACATATATGACTTGAAATGTTTTAAAATGAACCACCTTTAATAAATCAATATGGTGGCTTGAATTTATGATTTAAGAGTTAATCGATGTTTTCGATTATTCCAAAAAATATTTGACTATGAATATTTTTCGAATCCTTTATAAAGGAATGCTAAAAAAATGAACCACCTAAAATCATATAATGCACTAGTTCATTTTTTTCAAGTTAGATTCATGCATTCAAAAAATATTAAATTGGGAAAAGTATAACTTATTTCCCAATCATGCTTTTAAGGTTGTCCATGTTGAATTTTAGTCTGTCAAGTTCCCATATCAGTTTGTTTTTCTCATTTTCTATTTTTGACAAATTCAGGTGGATTGGTGTGTAGCTTTTTGACTTCTGTGTTGATGGTTACAGCAGACAAATGTTCTATATATGTGTATTTTAAATCTTCATGGTCGATTATGAAGTATGTCTGATCAGTCTTTTTTTTTTGATTTGCGAGGTCATCATTTACATTAACACCAGCATTCCCGAATTCAGGTTTGGAGTTTTACACTGCGATATATATGAATGAATATTGCAGAAGGGGTTTTGAATAGGTAATTATTGCTGTTAATGATGGAGTAATCAGATAACTCTATATTTAAAAAATGTTTGAAAATATGTTTCATTCATTCGATTAAGTGGTGGTTTTATTAATTATCAGTTTATAGGTCTGTTTCATTTAATGATAGTTGGATTTTGTCTGTGATGTTTGAACCAATTTTTGAAAGTAGGATGGTGTTGTCGGTTTCTCACCCGCACTGAATCGTATATATTTTCTTTGTTAGGTGATTTTTAACTTTATATTAGTTTTAATTTAAAAACCTCCGTTTTGATAAGCTCGGGCTATCACATAGGAAGGTTCATAGAACGCACTGCAGTTATAATTATCTATCACATCACATATGTCATCATTATATACTCTTATAATGCCGTCAACGTAATCTTCTTTGGATGATAATGTGTTTATAATTAAACGTTGATATACTGCGCCCATGTCAAGTGGTGTTGGGATGATTGCGGCAAGTTCTGTATCAACAATGGTAATATCATAATCTCCATTTTCAAGTTCATAGTCATTAATCCAATCTGCTTCTATTTTCAAAGGATTTTCACAGTGTAATACTTCTGCACAGCTAATCAGATGATATAGTTCATCTTTTCCAATTGTATTTACAACATATTTATTTTTTTGTTTTATATGTCTTGCCACTCTTTCTATCATGTAACAAATAAAGTATAAATCATTGATTTTAATATCTTCATCTGGGAAATATTTATTTTTCATAATATTTCACTTCCTTTAAATGTTAATGTTTTAAGTGATTTTTCAGTGTTAAAGCAAATTTGATGTGTTGGATAATTAAATTTCACCAGTTCCCAGAATGCTTCTCTTGAAATGTTGCCTTCGATAAATCCTTCAATGTAATTCCAAATTTGATCATCTGCCATAGGACCTTCCACTATATCATAGTTATGTTCTATGCCATTTCGGCAACTTACAATGAAGTCCAACCATTCTTCACACATTTCGTTAAACTTCAGAATGTTTAAATCAGTATTTGGCACATATTCATATAAGTTTACAACTGATTCTCCTTTTTTTGTCATAGCCCAGCGTTTTGCTTGCTTTTTAAATAAGGTGCAGTAAAAGCCATAACCGAAATCCTTATAAAAACCATTCTGTAGAATTCGTGGAAAAGGCACTTCCACATTACTTCCATGATATACTATATTTTTATCCATACGGCAACATCTGCTTTTTTAATATTTTAATATTCTCATGAACTCAAAATTTAAACACTAAATTCCTGGTGAAATTAACTTCCTGTAGTTTCATAATTATAATTTTGTTTAATTAATATATACTATTTTTCGCATATAAATTTT from Methanobrevibacter sp. harbors:
- a CDS encoding DUF4062 domain-containing protein — encoded protein: MKKGNFFMMSLKKDSYFSRNVELFVFEIDGAKTEAANEVFINEVEEADVYIGLIGKHYGNIYKDGVSATEYEYNTFISNKHDTYFFR
- a CDS encoding ATP-binding protein, with the protein product MTHIFFVKNCKTRDEGSTKFLNRIRDLTKYDTFTTKEELLDAVKNSLQDAIDKRLTRVAYDRQMLYNSSIDDVDEEAIELYLDVVEDNIRGLFGKRDLDKILEYIGAGKIDENNVFHFNKAGALCFAKDISKFDLEHDVKMVRFNGTERLEIIDKHFSESSFFKLIKEFDSFFNRNTKLGGIVTGMKRTQIPEYPIKAVREAFINAIAHRDYTLTGDCITFYIYDDRIEIISPGKLPYPVTLETLGVDKNPKHRNKNICKIFQRTEYMEHKGTGIARMRDDMKKSNLPEPEFEDGFYFKVVLRGPNGKLILPQNATANDYEEFNLNNRQLDAILKMRNDEESFSYNSYAEVYGISKSTAKRDLNTLYDKKLIRKITMNQSNYFFI
- a CDS encoding DUF3990 domain-containing protein — protein: MDKNIVYHGSNVEVPFPRILQNGFYKDFGYGFYCTLFKKQAKRWAMTKKGESVVNLYEYVPNTDLNILKFNEMCEEWLDFIVSCRNGIEHNYDIVEGPMADDQIWNYIEGFIEGNISREAFWELVKFNYPTHQICFNTEKSLKTLTFKGSEIL